From Lewinellaceae bacterium:
CAGGAGTTCGACAAGGCCGAATATTATGGCTACCTGTCCATCCGGGAAAAGAACAGCGACTACATTCACTATGTAAACAACCTCAGCGCGGTGTTGCTGCGGCAAAAGAAATATCAGGACGCTCTTCAGCTGATGCGCTCGGCTTACCCGGAGATGAAGAATACGCCGAGCTTCCACAACCGCATCGGTTTTGTGGCGTTCTACCTGAAGTGCCTGAACTACAACCAGCAGTACAAGAATGCGGAGAATTACGCCGAGTCCTTCCTGCAGGCCTACAAAAAGGAAATCTTCGAGTACCGGTGGCACATCTTCTTCTCTTCTTACCTGGACGCCATCCTACAGCAGGAAAAGTACAGCAAGGTGTTGAAAGTGGTGCGCAAATACCAGCTGCTGGAACGCGAGAAGCAGTACCAGAAAAGCGCGAATTACCTGCCGACCATCCTGTGGTACAATGCCGTAGCCCAGTACAAGGAGATGCTCATACAGAAAGACGAGATCAGCACCCTGATTCAGGAGTCCATCGGACAACTGGACCGGGTGGATGCCAAACAGCATCAGCTAAGGGACCTGCTGGAGGAATTGCGCCCATTCATTCCGGGTGTCGTCAACCGGGTGCAGGATAAAATGTTAACGGCCTAATTGCCAGGATTGGGGTTCGGGCCGGGAGAGCACATTTTCGTAGTGCTCTATCAATAAGGCCTGTTGATGGGCTACTTTATTAAGTACTCTAAGTTCTTCATCGAGAACTTTTTCTCTTTGGATCGGGTCGTTTGTAAATGATAGTCGCTTTCGGTTCCGGTTAACATCCAAGATCTTTTGAATAGTTTGATTTAAGGCTATCCGGGCTCTGATTAGCCGGCGTTTCATGGATCTTTTTGTCATTCCCTTTTGGATTTGGTTAGGAATTGAGTAAACTTCTTTTAGTCTACTTGCTTGGGCAATTGGTTGTAAGCGGGTGTTTTTTTAATTCCTTTTTGTGTAGCCTTCCGATAGAAAACGAAGGCATTTTACCAAAAGTGTATACATTCAGGTTTTAACATTACAAAGAACTTTTTTTGGTTCGCTGGTTGTTTTCAGAACTTAATTTTTGAACAGCCCGTTGCGAAAATACAAAATCTTAGCAATATTCCCCAAGATTTCGATCGCGGATTTGTGTTAAAATAGGCTTATTCCCCGCCTACTCTCCCCGCCTCTTCCTCCAGGCCGGTCTTTCGCTTCCGCGATTGGACCTTCTCATTGCCGAAACTGTAGCTGACGCTCAGGCTGGCGCGGCGGCTGTCCCAACGGCCGCTGCCGATTGCCGTAAGGCCGTCGAAGGTGGACTGGCCGTCCCAGCCGGTTTGGTAGAACACATCATTGGCGCTGAGGCGCAAATTCAGGCGGTCTTGCATGAATTTGCGCTGCAGGCCCAGGTTGAGGCTCCAACTGGATTCATACTCGAATACGCCGCCCCAAACGCCCGGGCCGGAGTAGTAGCCAGAAATTTCGCCTTTAAACCCGGCGGGCAGGCTGATGGTGTGCTGCTGGTAAATGCTGTAAGTGAAAGCCTGCAGGTCGACCACGGCGCCCTCTCCCAAATCGGCCTGGTTGTCGAGGTAGGAAGCGCTCAGGTTGAAGTAGGCGTCCCAGCCTTTTACCACTTGTGCCGGCGCGCTGGCGTTGAAGCTCAAGATGTTTTGCTCCGCCAGGTTGGCCCAGGTGATGAAACCCGCCCGGGGATCCTCATCGTCGGGGGCGAGCAGGCGGGTGATCTGATCGGTGGTGCGGCTGTAAGCCAGCTTAAAGTTGTAGCGATAAGATAAGGTATAGCTCAGCTCCAGGTTGTTGACGATTTCCGGGCGGAGGAAGGGGTTGCCTTTTTCGTACGATAGCTGGCTGACCTGGTTGTTGAAGGGGTTCAGCACGTTGTAATCCGGCCGGTTGATCCGCCGGCCGTAGTTGAGCGCCAGGTTGTGCTTGGGCGACACCTGCCAGGTGAGGCCCGCAGAGGGGAACCAGTTGAGGTAGTCGAGCTTTACCGGCGGTTCCTGCAGCTCGGGCAGAAAGGCCCGGAGGTCGCCTTTTGCGTCGGTTTGCTCGGCGCGCAGGCCAGCCGAGAAGTTCCACTTTTTACCCAGAGGATGGGCATAATTGATGTATCCGGCATAGACGTTTTCCTCGTACTTGAATAAGTTGGACCGCTGGTTGTTGCGCTCGGGGTTGCCGCTTATCACATCGAAAAACAGAAAAGTATTGTCGGAAACCACCCGGCTCAGCTTCGAGCCGATGCCCAATTTGCCGCCCCAAACCTCCTCCTCATAATCGGCGTTGAAGGTATAAATGTCAATATCGGTAGGGGTGTCAAAGCTATTGATGATCTCCGTGAGCAGTTCTGTTTCGGTGGCGTCGTAGTAGCGGTTGGGCTGCAGCCTTCGGCTGTCGTTTTCGTACCTGCCGTAGTCCAGGTCGACATTCAGGCTGCGGCCCTTTTTATTGTCGAACTGATAGTTCAGGTTAAAAGTATTGTTCTTTCTGCGGTCGTCTGCGGTATTGAAGGCAACCAGGATGCTGTCTACCTGTGCAGGGGTAGCCTGGCCCGAAATGGCAATGCGGTTCAACGACCAGCGGTCGCCGTTCATCTGCATGCCGCCCACCAGCAAACCCAGGGTATGCTGATCGGACAAAAAGAAGTCAGTGCCGATCCGATAGTTGTAGTTCTGCCAATGGTTGCGGCTGTTGTTGATCTCGTCAAGCAGAAGGCCGTTCTGAAAGTTCAGAAAGTCCATATTGTGATAGTTGCTGCCGTCGGCCAGGCCTGCGGTGGCAAAGGTGTTGAAGATTTTGTTGCGATAGTTGCCGCTGGCGTTGATATTGGAACGATCGTAACGGCCCTGGCTGTAGGTGGCGCTGGCCGTGCCGTTAGCGCCCAGGCTTTTGTCTTTTTTGAGCCGTATATCGATAATGCCGGCATTGCCTTCCGCCTCGTAGCGGGCGCCGGGGTTGGTAATGATCTCGATGCGGTCGATCTGTTCGGCAGGAAGGTTTTGCAGGTAGTTGGTCAGGTCCTGCCCGGTCAGGGGCAGGCGTTTTCCATCTACATAGAGCAATACGCCTGAGCGGCCCAGTACGTTGATGTTGTCGTTGTTGTCGACCGTCACGCCGGGCGCTTGGCGCAAAAGGGAGATGGCGTCGGCCCCCACGCTGTTGATGGTACCGTCTACATTGAATATCGTTCGGTCCGGTTTGACTTCTACCATGACCCGGGAAGCCGTAATGGTGGCTTCTTTCAAATCAATAGTACTCGAAGAGAAAGACAGTTGGGCGAGGTCGAGTAGTTGGCCCTTTGCCAATTGAATATCCCGTATCCAAAGGTCAGGGGCGCCTACGTAGGTGGCTTTCAGGAAATAACTGCCGGGGGCAATAGCCGCGAATTTGAAAAGGCCTGCTTCATCCGTGGCTTCTGCTTTATACAAACTGCTGTCAGTTGAATGGTACAAAATGACGTTGGCATAAGCAGCGGGGAAACCGTCCGTGTCCTGAATTTGGCCGCGGATGGCGGCGGATTGGGCCTGAATGCTCAGGCAAGCCAACATAAGGGAAAGGGTGGTAATCAGTTTCATGTTTCTATTGGGTGATTTCTTGAAAAACGGCTTAAAATATCGTGCAAGTAACGCAAATAGCCGGCGGCCTGTTCAACACTTGTGGCCAATTGCTCAAAATAAGCTTAAGGGGGAAAACCGGGGTGCCTCAAATTGCTAAATTTTCCGAGAAAAATTATCCTTTGCAAATCCGAATTCCTCCGGAAAAGGTTATCTTTCTAGGGGAGAGGACATCCAGCCATCAGAAAGCAAAAGAAAACAACGATATGAAAATACTGGAAAACATTTTACTGGCTACCGACTTGTTCCCATCAACCAAAAATGTAGTCGGCAATGCGATTGCCCTGGCTAAGGCCTTCCACTCGAAAATAACCGTCCTGCACGTTTTGCCGGAAAACATTGGCAACGAGAAAGCCAAAAAGCTGCTCGGAGAAACGGTAAAGGGCCATTTGGCGGATATCAACGCCAGGATCCATAAAGAAGGGGTCAAAACCACAGAGCCGATACTGGAATGGGGCGATCACTGCGAAAAGATCGTAGCTGCCGCTAAACGGCTGGACGTCAATCTCATTATGGTGGGGGCAGGAGAGAGCGACGAGGGCCAGAAATTCCGCCTGGGCACCACTGCCGAAAAGGTCATCAAGTTGTCGGCACAGCCGGTGTTCGTGGTTAAGCCCGAAGAAGTTCTGGAAGTCAAAACCATACTTTGTCCGGTCGACTTCTCCGCCCAGTCCAAACGGGCCCTGAAGGACGCCATCATCTTCGCCCGCCGCTTCGAAGCCGAGCTGATTATTCTCAGTGTGTACAAACCCATTGCCTCCAGTACGTTTAGTTTCAAATACGACTGGGAGGAAGAGAACACCCGCATAGCCTTTAAGCACATCGCCCAGTTCAACGAATTCCTCAAAGGCTTCAACCTCCGGGATGTCAACTGGAAAAAAGAAGTGAGGAGGGGCAAGCCGGAAACGGAAATCCTGGCCGAAATTTCGGAATCTGATATCGACTTGCTGATTATGGGCACCACCGGCCGCAGCGGCCTGAGCAAGGCCTTCATCGGCAGCGTGACGGAAAAGGTGATCCGCGAAGTGCCCTGCACCTTCATCACCACCAAGGAGCAGGACGTCATTCAACTGCAGCTGGAGAACCGGATCAAAGACATCGAAAGCCATTACAATATCGCCGTCCAGCTGAGGAAAGACGGATTTTACAAAGAGTCTATCGCCGAGTTTGAGACCTGCCTGAAGATCAACGACATGCACGTGCCGGCCATCTATGGCATCGCCAAGGTGTACGATAAACTGGAAAACCCGGATATGGCAGACAAATACCGCAAGCTGGCCCGCGAGGTGCTGCGCAGGATATGGGACAGCAAGATCGAGGAGGAGATTCGGAAGTATTACAGCTATTAAAAGACCTTATGTCTAGGAATTTTGTACGTGCACGCGCGTGGGGCCATCAAAAGTCCCCTCAGACATAATGTCTAAAGAGAAATTGTTATTTTACCCGCTTTTCATCACCAATCGCTTAAACGATGCAGAAAATTCTGGTGCCGACCGATTTCTCAGCTAATGCTGACAATGCCACTCAATTTGCGATCGATATTGCCAATAAGTTTGGGAGCGAGGTCCGCTTGCTTCATTCTTTTCACATTAGCAGCAGAAGAGCAGATGTGATGAAAAACATGGGCAAAGCCGTTAGGAGCGAGTCGGAAGGCAAAATGTCAAAAGCCATCCTCAAATTTAAACCGATGCTGGAAAAAAATGCCTCCATCAGTGGGGAGGTCATAGTGGGGCCGGCAGTAACCAATACAGTACATTATGCTGGAAAAGAGGGGTGTACCCTGATTGTTATGGGCACCCAGGGAGCCACAGGCGCGCTGGAAGTGTTCATCGGGAGCACTACCGGGGGCGTCCTGAAAAATACTAAAGTGCCGGTGCTGGCTATCCCTTCGGGGTTTGATCGCCGCCCTTTTAAGAATATTGTGCTCGCGCTGGACAACCAGGCCCTTCCGTCCCAGGGGGTGTTCTCTCCATTGCAACAGCTTGCAGCCGGCTACGGATCGGACGTCAACATCTTTCACCTCCGGGCGGAAGGAGAAGAAAAAAGCATAGATGAAACGGCGTATGCCTATCTTGAGGGCCTGCAAGTGAACTTTCACGAAAAAGTTGGCAGCGCCGATGTTCACGAGCGCATCAATGCCTTTGTAAGGGATGCCAGTTCCAACCTCCTGTGCATGGTCAGGAGGAAACGGGGGTTTTTTGAAGGCCTTTTCAAAGGCAGCACTACGCTCAAACAAGTCTATAACAGCCCGGTGCCGCTGCTGGCGCTGATTGGCGACTGAGCCCTATGCCCAGCGGAAGCCGGCAAGAGGCGGCCCTGCCCACATGGGCCTACAATCCCGCATTGATAATAAACGTTGCCGCAAACGCCACAATAGCGTACAGCTCCGGAAAAACGGCCAGCACCATCGTCTTGCCGAACACGTCGATGCCGGAGCCGATGCTGGCAATGCCGTTGGCGCAGATTTGCCCCTGCCGCATGGCGGAGATCAGGCAGACCAGCCCCAGGGCAAAACCGGCGGCCAGTATGGCCATGCCCTGCAACAAAGTGGTGCTTTCTGAGAGCACCCCCGAGCTGTTGATGATAAAAAAGCCGGCAAAGCCATACAGGCCCTGCGTGCCGGGCAGGGCGCTCAGCAACATATAGCTGCCGAAGGCTTCTTCGTTTTTCTTCAGGGCGCCGATGGTGGCGTTGCCGCCGATAGAGACGCCAATGGCGCTGCCGACGCCTGCCAGGCCTACCATGAGGCCCAGGCCGATATATGCGAGAACGATTCCTGCTTCCATGTTTCTTATTTTGTTTTGTTGTTTTTACCTGGCAATAGGCTCAACAAGTTGCTCATGGTACTCCTGGGAAACTTGTCAAGTCCTGTCCGAATGCTTTGAAAAAGGTTTGTATGCTTTTCCCCCTCCTTTGAAGCCTGCGCTTTTATAAAATTCTACAAAAGTGAGCCGGAGGGGATGAACGAAGGAGCCCAGGGACGAGATCAGCAGGTTGGCTCCGTGCCCCACGATCAGGAACAGCACGAATAGCACGGGTCCCAGATAAGGGATGCCTTCTTTTATCTGAAGGGCTATATCGTTGACGACGAAACCGAGGATGGCACTCGATATGCCCAGGGCAAACAAACGGATGTAGCTCAGCAGGTCGCCGAAAAAGCCGGTGATGCCGTAGAGCTCCCAAATGCCCTTGCCCAGCCTGCCGAGCAGGCCCGCTCTGGGGTCGTTGAAGAAAAGGATCAGCCCGACGCCCAGCCAGGCCGTATAAGTGGAGATGGGCCCCGTCCACTTCAGCACCGCCAGGTCGAGGATGCTCAGCAATATGATGGCCCACCCAATGGTAGCGATGGCGTACACAAAGCCGAACTGCCGCGCCTTGTTGTAGGCCTGGAGGAACAAGCCGAAGAGGATTTGCGCCAAACCCAGCATCAGCGCCAGTTGGAACGCCTGGTCGCTGTTGATCATGTAATTCCGGATGCCGCCCAGCCAGGCAAACTGCTCTTCCAGCAGGTTGAGACCGAAAACCGTGCCGGTTAGAATGCCAAAGATAATCGTGCCCACTCCCAGAAACTGGGCCAGCGAGAGTATCGGCTTCAGCTTTTCCCCGGCCCGCAATTTGTAAAGGCTGGCCCCCAGCAGCAGCACGATTCCGTAACCAGCGTCCCCCAGGCAAAAGCCGAAGAACAGCATGAAAAACGGAGCGAAGAAGGGCGTCAGGTCCAGCTCCTGATAAGCGGGCAGGGCAAACAACTCCCCGATCGGCTCGAACAGGCGCGAGAAGGCCGAATTTTTCAGCAGGACGGGAGGCTGGTCTTCCGGAGTGGGCCTTTTCGATAGGAATAAAATGTTGTTCTGCTCACAGAATTCGATCAGCCCGGCCTCCCGGTCCACCGGCGCGAACCCTTGCAGCACCATGACGGTATCTTCTGCCTCTTTATGGGTGTTTTCAACGACCGATACCAATTGTATGCTTTGTTCTACTTCCGCCAGGGCCGTTTCCAGGGCGGGCTGGGCCATCAGGGTAAAGTTGTCGAGCTTGTCGTCGATGGCGCCGATCTGTTTTTTCAGGGCATCCCTCTTGGCCATCAGGTTGCTCAACCCTGCTTCCGGCGGCGGAATCTCCTCTGCATCGACCGCCGGGGCCTCCGCTTCCGGGGCAATGGCCACGAAGTAGACGTCGGGGGGAACGGTATTGATGACTTCCACAGGGTACTGTTTCTCCCATTCGGGTTGGTACTTTCTGCTCTGGCAAACGTAGAAATGAACCTTCAGGCCCGATTGCTCCAGCAGCTTGATTGACCCGGGAGAGAAATCGCCCCAGGGCTCCAGGAAGCCGATCTCCTTCTGCAGGGCATTGAGCTCCTGCTGCAGGCTCTCCTGCCGGTCAGTCAGTTCCTGAAAAGTGCGGGCAATGGCGACGCCT
This genomic window contains:
- a CDS encoding TonB-dependent receptor codes for the protein MKLITTLSLMLACLSIQAQSAAIRGQIQDTDGFPAAYANVILYHSTDSSLYKAEATDEAGLFKFAAIAPGSYFLKATYVGAPDLWIRDIQLAKGQLLDLAQLSFSSSTIDLKEATITASRVMVEVKPDRTIFNVDGTINSVGADAISLLRQAPGVTVDNNDNINVLGRSGVLLYVDGKRLPLTGQDLTNYLQNLPAEQIDRIEIITNPGARYEAEGNAGIIDIRLKKDKSLGANGTASATYSQGRYDRSNINASGNYRNKIFNTFATAGLADGSNYHNMDFLNFQNGLLLDEINNSRNHWQNYNYRIGTDFFLSDQHTLGLLVGGMQMNGDRWSLNRIAISGQATPAQVDSILVAFNTADDRRKNNTFNLNYQFDNKKGRSLNVDLDYGRYENDSRRLQPNRYYDATETELLTEIINSFDTPTDIDIYTFNADYEEEVWGGKLGIGSKLSRVVSDNTFLFFDVISGNPERNNQRSNLFKYEENVYAGYINYAHPLGKKWNFSAGLRAEQTDAKGDLRAFLPELQEPPVKLDYLNWFPSAGLTWQVSPKHNLALNYGRRINRPDYNVLNPFNNQVSQLSYEKGNPFLRPEIVNNLELSYTLSYRYNFKLAYSRTTDQITRLLAPDDEDPRAGFITWANLAEQNILSFNASAPAQVVKGWDAYFNLSASYLDNQADLGEGAVVDLQAFTYSIYQQHTISLPAGFKGEISGYYSGPGVWGGVFEYESSWSLNLGLQRKFMQDRLNLRLSANDVFYQTGWDGQSTFDGLTAIGSGRWDSRRASLSVSYSFGNEKVQSRKRKTGLEEEAGRVGGE
- a CDS encoding universal stress protein — encoded protein: MKILENILLATDLFPSTKNVVGNAIALAKAFHSKITVLHVLPENIGNEKAKKLLGETVKGHLADINARIHKEGVKTTEPILEWGDHCEKIVAAAKRLDVNLIMVGAGESDEGQKFRLGTTAEKVIKLSAQPVFVVKPEEVLEVKTILCPVDFSAQSKRALKDAIIFARRFEAELIILSVYKPIASSTFSFKYDWEEENTRIAFKHIAQFNEFLKGFNLRDVNWKKEVRRGKPETEILAEISESDIDLLIMGTTGRSGLSKAFIGSVTEKVIREVPCTFITTKEQDVIQLQLENRIKDIESHYNIAVQLRKDGFYKESIAEFETCLKINDMHVPAIYGIAKVYDKLENPDMADKYRKLAREVLRRIWDSKIEEEIRKYYSY
- a CDS encoding V-type ATP synthase subunit K, yielding MEAGIVLAYIGLGLMVGLAGVGSAIGVSIGGNATIGALKKNEEAFGSYMLLSALPGTQGLYGFAGFFIINSSGVLSESTTLLQGMAILAAGFALGLVCLISAMRQGQICANGIASIGSGIDVFGKTMVLAVFPELYAIVAFAATFIINAGL
- a CDS encoding V-type ATP synthase subunit I codes for the protein MIVPMKKYVFLVHHSDYIDFLDELRGLGVLHVQYQKGEPSEELLRRIQLQKDIRDTLAALRHRIVDKREGKQLSETGGVAIARTFQELTDRQESLQQELNALQKEIGFLEPWGDFSPGSIKLLEQSGLKVHFYVCQSRKYQPEWEKQYPVEVINTVPPDVYFVAIAPEAEAPAVDAEEIPPPEAGLSNLMAKRDALKKQIGAIDDKLDNFTLMAQPALETALAEVEQSIQLVSVVENTHKEAEDTVMVLQGFAPVDREAGLIEFCEQNNILFLSKRPTPEDQPPVLLKNSAFSRLFEPIGELFALPAYQELDLTPFFAPFFMLFFGFCLGDAGYGIVLLLGASLYKLRAGEKLKPILSLAQFLGVGTIIFGILTGTVFGLNLLEEQFAWLGGIRNYMINSDQAFQLALMLGLAQILFGLFLQAYNKARQFGFVYAIATIGWAIILLSILDLAVLKWTGPISTYTAWLGVGLILFFNDPRAGLLGRLGKGIWELYGITGFFGDLLSYIRLFALGISSAILGFVVNDIALQIKEGIPYLGPVLFVLFLIVGHGANLLISSLGSFVHPLRLTFVEFYKSAGFKGGGKAYKPFSKHSDRT
- a CDS encoding universal stress protein — protein: MQKILVPTDFSANADNATQFAIDIANKFGSEVRLLHSFHISSRRADVMKNMGKAVRSESEGKMSKAILKFKPMLEKNASISGEVIVGPAVTNTVHYAGKEGCTLIVMGTQGATGALEVFIGSTTGGVLKNTKVPVLAIPSGFDRRPFKNIVLALDNQALPSQGVFSPLQQLAAGYGSDVNIFHLRAEGEEKSIDETAYAYLEGLQVNFHEKVGSADVHERINAFVRDASSNLLCMVRRKRGFFEGLFKGSTTLKQVYNSPVPLLALIGD